Proteins co-encoded in one Streptomyces sp. JH34 genomic window:
- a CDS encoding TerD family protein, with the protein MTAELVRGQNHSLPQTRLEIRVSAGSPVVAGATLGDERGTVRGPGRIAHPASHRVPGLEVSRQAAADHRLAVDLDSLPAAVHRVTVFLALPVGAGRPLSFGAVAAPFVAVTGLDGTETATFTLTGLDTESAVSALEIYRRQGAWKVRAVGQGYATGLAGLFADQGVAEAAETAAVIQDAVASGLARSVTPPPRTPEGERVRHPAGPAASGTGGRPSSSEVQPPPSPSPGAQPTEPLGDPTASRAGAPGGPIDYAHPRRQASAPPPPPPTAPPAAPGLPAQPVAGDATGWSMDERLYNQIWGMFEDLARAVAAYRSAVDFAESRMDQELDRTLSDPRSRIGGAGDRAREAARAKRDELTGRAREALDRDLAQLAAESAVVEPALPAAYAGWDNPVWHGYRVPMEMPMALRIGDLRLSEAPDLRIPLLVRLPLERGIWIDSGRTASEAAASTTGDQLRGLAVETAATLAARLLAVHPADMFSVHVIDPAGSAAGPLSPLVGSGVLAGPPATGAQGVASVLAHLTRRVDLVQMAIRAGAADALPPDLDTGEHLLIVNDFPHGFDDRAVTQLRYLADEGPSVGVHLLMVADREDARAYGPVLDPLWRSLLRITPVADDHLADPWVGHAWTYEPLRTPQGSNVLEQVLDLVAEARRGGRR; encoded by the coding sequence ATGACGGCCGAGCTGGTCCGGGGACAGAACCACAGCTTGCCCCAGACCCGTCTGGAGATCAGGGTGTCGGCGGGCTCACCCGTCGTGGCCGGGGCCACGCTCGGGGACGAGCGCGGCACGGTCCGCGGCCCCGGGCGGATCGCCCATCCCGCCTCGCACCGGGTGCCCGGACTGGAGGTGTCGAGGCAGGCGGCCGCCGACCACCGGCTGGCCGTGGACCTGGACTCCCTGCCCGCCGCGGTGCACCGCGTCACCGTGTTCCTCGCCCTGCCCGTGGGAGCCGGACGACCGCTCAGCTTCGGCGCGGTCGCCGCGCCCTTCGTCGCCGTCACCGGGCTCGACGGCACCGAGACAGCCACGTTCACCCTCACCGGACTGGACACCGAGTCGGCCGTGTCCGCCCTGGAGATCTACCGCCGCCAGGGTGCGTGGAAGGTCCGCGCCGTCGGCCAGGGCTACGCCACCGGGCTCGCGGGTCTCTTCGCGGACCAAGGGGTGGCGGAGGCCGCGGAGACCGCCGCCGTCATCCAGGACGCCGTCGCCTCCGGGCTCGCCCGCTCCGTGACACCGCCGCCCCGGACCCCCGAGGGTGAGCGGGTGCGCCACCCCGCGGGCCCGGCCGCCTCCGGAACCGGCGGCCGGCCGTCGTCCTCCGAGGTGCAGCCCCCGCCGTCACCGTCCCCCGGGGCGCAGCCCACGGAGCCGCTGGGCGATCCGACGGCCTCGCGCGCCGGGGCTCCCGGCGGCCCCATCGACTACGCGCACCCCCGGCGCCAGGCCTCGGCGCCGCCCCCGCCGCCTCCGACGGCGCCGCCCGCCGCCCCCGGCCTGCCCGCGCAGCCGGTCGCCGGTGACGCCACCGGCTGGTCCATGGACGAGCGCCTCTACAACCAGATCTGGGGCATGTTCGAGGACCTCGCCCGCGCCGTCGCCGCCTACCGCAGCGCCGTCGACTTCGCCGAGTCCCGGATGGACCAGGAGCTGGACCGCACCCTTTCCGACCCCCGCAGCCGCATCGGCGGTGCGGGTGACCGTGCCCGTGAGGCGGCCCGGGCCAAGCGCGACGAGCTCACCGGCCGGGCCCGGGAGGCGCTGGACCGCGATCTCGCCCAGCTGGCCGCCGAGTCCGCGGTCGTGGAGCCCGCCCTCCCCGCGGCCTACGCGGGCTGGGACAACCCCGTCTGGCACGGCTACCGCGTCCCGATGGAGATGCCCATGGCCCTGCGCATCGGGGACCTCCGGCTGAGCGAGGCCCCCGATCTGCGCATCCCGCTGCTGGTGCGGCTTCCCCTGGAGCGCGGGATCTGGATCGACAGCGGGCGTACGGCCTCCGAGGCGGCTGCCTCGACGACCGGGGACCAGTTGCGCGGCCTGGCCGTGGAGACCGCGGCCACCCTGGCCGCACGGCTGCTCGCCGTCCACCCGGCGGACATGTTCTCCGTGCACGTCATCGACCCGGCGGGTTCCGCCGCGGGCCCGCTCTCACCCTTGGTCGGATCCGGGGTTCTCGCCGGTCCGCCCGCCACCGGGGCGCAGGGCGTGGCGTCGGTCCTCGCCCACCTCACCCGGCGCGTCGACCTGGTGCAGATGGCGATCAGGGCCGGTGCCGCGGACGCGCTGCCCCCGGACCTCGACACGGGGGAGCACCTGCTGATCGTCAACGACTTCCCGCACGGCTTCGACGACAGGGCCGTCACCCAGCTGCGCTATCTGGCCGACGAGGGGCCGTCGGTGGGGGTGCACCTGCTGATGGTGGCCGACCGCGAGGACGCCCGCGCCTACGGACCCGTGCTCGACCCCCTGTGGCGTTCCCTGCTGCGGATCACCCCCGTGGCCGACGACCACCTCGCCGACCCCTGGGTGGGCCACGCGTGGACGTACGAGCCGCTGAGGACGCCGCAGGGCAGCAACGTCCTGGAACAGGTGCTCGACCTGGTGGCCGAGGCACGGCGCGGGGGCCGCCGCTGA
- a CDS encoding TerC family protein — protein sequence MDVSWTLWTLTILGLVALISVDFFIGRKPHDVSTKEAGIWTVVWITLAVLFGLGLLVFGESQASGEFFAGFITEKSLSVDNLFVFVLIMAKFSVPSHLQQRVLLIGVLIALVLRAIFIAAGAAVIANFSWVFYIFGAFLIYTAWKLIKEARADEEEDDFEENRLLKSIEHRFGVADKYHGTKLFIRNNGKRVMTPLMVVMLAIGTTDVLFALDSIPAIFGLTQDPYIVFTANAFALMGLRQLYFLIGGLLKKLVHLSYGLSVILGFIGVKLVLHALHESGVHVPEISIPFSLTVICGVLVITTITSLIATRKQEAAEKDEQKDDSENVGAEK from the coding sequence GTGGACGTTTCATGGACTCTTTGGACGCTGACCATTCTCGGTCTCGTCGCCCTCATCTCCGTCGACTTCTTCATCGGGCGCAAGCCTCATGACGTGTCGACCAAGGAAGCCGGAATCTGGACCGTCGTCTGGATCACCCTGGCCGTTCTCTTCGGGCTCGGTCTGCTGGTCTTCGGCGAGAGCCAGGCCTCGGGCGAGTTCTTCGCCGGCTTCATCACCGAGAAGTCGCTCAGTGTGGACAACCTGTTCGTCTTCGTCCTGATCATGGCGAAGTTCTCGGTGCCCTCCCACCTGCAGCAGCGGGTGCTGCTGATCGGTGTGCTGATCGCACTGGTGCTGCGGGCGATCTTCATCGCCGCCGGTGCCGCGGTCATCGCCAACTTCTCGTGGGTCTTCTACATCTTCGGCGCGTTCCTGATCTACACCGCCTGGAAGCTGATCAAGGAGGCCCGGGCCGACGAGGAGGAGGACGACTTCGAGGAGAACCGTCTCCTCAAGTCGATCGAGCACCGCTTCGGTGTCGCCGACAAGTACCACGGCACCAAGCTCTTCATCCGGAACAACGGCAAGCGCGTCATGACCCCCCTGATGGTGGTCATGCTCGCCATCGGCACCACCGATGTGCTCTTCGCGCTGGACTCCATCCCGGCGATCTTCGGCCTGACCCAGGACCCGTACATCGTCTTCACCGCCAACGCCTTCGCCCTGATGGGCCTGCGTCAGCTGTACTTCCTCATCGGCGGTCTGCTGAAGAAGCTGGTCCACCTCAGCTACGGGCTCTCGGTGATCCTCGGGTTCATCGGCGTCAAGCTGGTGCTGCACGCCCTGCACGAGTCCGGGGTGCACGTCCCGGAGATCTCCATCCCGTTCTCCCTCACCGTCATCTGCGGCGTCCTGGTGATCACCACGATCACCAGCCTCATCGCCACCAGGAAGCAGGAAGCGGCGGAGAAGGACGAGCAGAAGGACGACAGCGAGAACGTCGGCGCGGAGAAGTAG
- a CDS encoding MBL fold metallo-hydrolase, with protein MTYSGTVKVGGPADVHELTDLMISKVAVGPMNNNAYLLRCRATGEQLLIDAAAEAGVLLRLIGEDGIASVVTTHRHGDHWQALGEVVAATGARTYAGRYDAEGIPVPTDELVDDDGTIRVGRVTLTARHLTGHTPGSIALVYDDPHGAPHLFTGDCLFPGGVGNTHKDPEAFASLLHDVETKLFDRLPDETWVYPGHGHDTTLGAERPQLPQWRERGW; from the coding sequence ATGACGTACAGCGGAACGGTGAAGGTCGGCGGACCTGCCGATGTGCACGAGCTGACGGATCTGATGATCTCCAAGGTCGCCGTCGGTCCGATGAACAACAACGCGTATCTGCTGCGCTGCCGGGCCACCGGTGAGCAGCTCCTCATCGACGCGGCCGCCGAGGCCGGGGTCCTGCTGCGGCTGATCGGCGAGGACGGCATCGCCTCCGTGGTCACGACCCACCGGCACGGTGACCACTGGCAGGCGCTCGGCGAGGTGGTGGCGGCCACCGGGGCCCGGACGTATGCCGGGAGGTACGACGCCGAGGGCATCCCGGTCCCGACCGACGAGCTCGTCGACGACGACGGCACGATCCGGGTGGGCCGGGTGACGCTGACCGCCAGGCACCTGACCGGTCACACCCCGGGGTCCATCGCCCTGGTCTACGACGACCCGCACGGTGCCCCGCACCTGTTCACGGGGGACTGCCTCTTCCCCGGCGGCGTAGGCAATACGCACAAGGACCCGGAGGCGTTCGCGAGCCTGCTCCACGACGTGGAGACCAAGCTCTTCGACCGCCTGCCGGACGAGACGTGGGTGTACCCGGGTCACGGCCACGACACCACGCTCGGCGCCGAGCGCCCCCAGTTGCCGCAGTGGCGTGAGCGCGGCTGGTGA
- a CDS encoding maleylpyruvate isomerase family mycothiol-dependent enzyme — MTDHARDLEAVRGATDRLLGATGKRDDGFLAEPSRLPGWSRGHVLAHLSRNADALVNVLQGRPMYANSETRDADIERDAPRPLAEQLADLRASAAAFLAAAEAPADPARTVTLRNGVTDSASRIPFRRWIEVELHHVDLGMGYELEDLPEEFVIRENDFLAERFAGHPGVVATTAVTEDGRLWTTGGGSDGPPVTVRGTAPDILGWFCGRRDGSALAVDGGGLPALPPL, encoded by the coding sequence ATGACTGATCATGCGCGCGACCTGGAAGCTGTACGTGGAGCGACCGATCGGCTGCTCGGTGCCACGGGCAAGAGGGACGACGGCTTCCTTGCCGAGCCGTCGCGTCTGCCGGGCTGGAGCCGCGGCCATGTTCTTGCCCACCTGTCACGTAACGCCGACGCCCTCGTAAATGTTCTCCAGGGGCGCCCGATGTACGCGAACAGCGAAACCCGGGACGCCGACATCGAACGCGACGCCCCCCGCCCCCTGGCCGAGCAGCTCGCCGACCTGCGCGCGAGCGCCGCGGCCTTCCTGGCGGCCGCGGAGGCGCCGGCCGACCCGGCCCGCACGGTCACCCTGCGCAACGGTGTGACGGACTCGGCGTCCCGGATCCCCTTCCGCCGCTGGATCGAGGTCGAGCTGCACCACGTCGACCTGGGGATGGGGTACGAGCTGGAGGACCTGCCGGAGGAGTTCGTGATCCGGGAGAACGACTTCCTGGCGGAGCGGTTCGCCGGGCACCCCGGCGTCGTCGCCACGACGGCGGTCACCGAGGACGGCCGGCTGTGGACCACGGGCGGCGGCTCCGACGGTCCTCCGGTCACCGTCCGGGGGACGGCCCCCGACATCCTCGGCTGGTTCTGCGGACGCCGTGACGGCTCGGCGCTGGCGGTGGACGGCGGCGGTCTTCCCGCGCTGCCCCCGCTATAG
- the uvrA gene encoding excinuclease ABC subunit UvrA, translating into MADRLIVRGAREHNLKNVSLDLPRDSLIVFTGLSGSGKSSLAFDTIFAEGQRRYVESLSSYARQFLGQMDKPDVDFIEGLSPAVSIDQKSTSRNPRSTVGTITEVYDYLRLLFARIGKPHCPECHRPISRQSPQAIVDKVLGLPEGSRFQVLSPLVRERKGEFVDLFGDLQTKGYSRARVDGETIQLSEPPKLKKQEKHTIEVVIDRLTVKDSAKRRLTDSVETALGLSGGMVVLDFVDLEADDPERERMYSEHLYCPYDDLSFEELEPRSFSFNSPFGACPDCTGIGTRMEVDPDLIVPDEEKSLDEGAIHPWSHGHTKEYFGRQITALSEALGFRTDIPWAGLPQRAKKALLHGHKIQTEVRYRNRYGRERAYTTPRFEGAVQYVKRRHSEAESDSSRERFEGYMREVACPTCEGTRLKPLVLAVTVMEKSIAEVAAMSISECAEFLGRLTLNARDKKIAERVLKEVNERLKFLVDVGLDYLSLNRAAGTLSGGEAQRIRLATQIGSGLVGVLYVLDEPSIGLHQRDNHRLIETLVRLRDMGNTLIVVEHDEDTIKVADWVVDIGPGAGEHGGKVVHSGSLKELLANDDSITGQYLAGRRAIAMPDVRRPVDPKRRLTVHGARENNLQDIDVSFPLGVLTAVTGVSGSGKSTLVNDILYTHLARELNGAKSVPGRHTRVDGDDLVDKVVHVDQSPIGRTPRSNPATYTGVFDHVRRLFAETMEAKVRGYLPGRFSFNVKGGRCENCSGDGTIKIEMNFLPDVYVPCEVCHGARYNRETLEVHYKGKSIAEVLDMPIEEGLEFFEAVPTIARHLRTLNEVGLGYVRLGQSAPTLSGGEAQRVKLASELQKRSTGRTVYVLDEPTTGLHFEDISKLISVLSGLVDKGNTVIVIEHNLDVVKTADWVVDMGPEGGNGGGLVVAEGTPEHVASVPASHTGKFLQEILGADRVGEAAVPAARKARKAPAKKAVAAKAATARRTATARTATKAAAEQPAPKKAARARKA; encoded by the coding sequence GTGGCCGACCGTCTCATCGTCCGTGGCGCGCGCGAGCACAACCTGAAGAACGTCTCGCTCGATCTCCCCCGTGACTCCCTCATCGTCTTCACCGGGCTCTCCGGATCGGGCAAGTCGTCGCTCGCGTTCGACACGATCTTCGCCGAGGGCCAGCGGCGCTACGTGGAATCGCTCTCCTCGTACGCCCGGCAGTTCCTCGGCCAGATGGACAAGCCGGACGTGGACTTCATCGAAGGCCTCTCGCCCGCCGTCTCCATCGACCAGAAGTCGACCTCGCGCAACCCGCGCTCGACGGTCGGCACCATCACCGAGGTCTACGACTACCTCCGGCTGCTCTTCGCCAGGATCGGCAAGCCGCACTGCCCCGAGTGCCACCGGCCGATCTCGCGCCAGTCGCCGCAGGCCATCGTCGACAAGGTGCTCGGGCTGCCCGAGGGCAGCCGCTTCCAGGTCCTCTCGCCGCTGGTGCGGGAGCGCAAGGGCGAGTTCGTCGACCTCTTCGGCGACCTCCAGACCAAGGGCTACAGCAGGGCCAGGGTCGACGGCGAGACCATCCAGCTGTCCGAGCCGCCCAAGCTGAAGAAGCAGGAGAAGCACACCATCGAGGTGGTCATCGACCGCCTGACGGTGAAGGACAGCGCCAAGCGCCGGCTGACCGACTCCGTCGAGACGGCACTGGGCCTCTCCGGCGGCATGGTCGTGCTCGACTTCGTCGACCTCGAGGCGGACGACCCCGAGCGTGAGCGGATGTACTCCGAGCACCTCTACTGCCCGTACGACGACCTCTCCTTCGAGGAGCTGGAGCCTCGCTCCTTCTCCTTCAACAGCCCCTTCGGCGCCTGCCCCGACTGCACGGGCATCGGTACGCGCATGGAGGTCGACCCGGACCTGATCGTCCCCGACGAGGAGAAGTCCCTCGACGAAGGCGCGATCCACCCCTGGTCCCACGGCCACACCAAGGAGTACTTCGGCCGTCAGATCACCGCACTCTCCGAGGCGCTCGGGTTCCGCACGGACATCCCCTGGGCCGGGCTGCCGCAGCGTGCCAAGAAGGCGCTGCTCCACGGCCACAAGATCCAGACAGAGGTCCGCTACCGCAACAGGTACGGGCGCGAGCGCGCCTACACCACCCCCCGTTTCGAGGGTGCGGTCCAGTACGTCAAGCGCCGCCACTCCGAGGCCGAGAGCGACTCCAGCAGGGAGCGCTTCGAGGGCTACATGCGCGAGGTGGCCTGTCCGACCTGTGAGGGCACCCGGCTCAAGCCGCTGGTCCTCGCGGTGACGGTGATGGAGAAGTCCATCGCCGAGGTCGCCGCGATGTCGATCAGCGAGTGCGCCGAGTTCCTCGGCCGCCTCACGCTGAACGCCCGCGACAAGAAGATCGCCGAGCGGGTCCTCAAGGAGGTCAACGAGCGCCTGAAGTTCCTCGTCGACGTCGGCCTCGACTACCTCTCGCTGAACCGCGCCGCGGGCACCCTGTCCGGGGGCGAGGCGCAGCGCATCCGGCTCGCCACCCAGATCGGGTCCGGCCTGGTCGGCGTGCTGTACGTCCTGGACGAGCCGTCCATCGGCCTGCACCAGCGCGACAACCACCGGCTGATCGAGACCCTGGTCCGGCTGCGCGACATGGGCAACACGCTCATCGTCGTCGAGCACGACGAGGACACCATCAAGGTCGCCGACTGGGTCGTCGACATCGGCCCCGGCGCGGGCGAGCACGGCGGCAAGGTCGTCCACTCCGGCTCGCTCAAGGAACTGCTGGCCAACGACGACTCGATCACCGGCCAGTACCTCGCGGGCAGGAGGGCCATCGCGATGCCGGACGTCCGGCGTCCCGTCGACCCGAAGCGCCGGCTCACGGTGCACGGTGCCCGGGAGAACAACCTCCAGGACATCGACGTCTCCTTCCCGCTCGGTGTGCTCACGGCGGTCACCGGTGTCTCCGGATCCGGGAAGTCGACCCTGGTCAACGACATCCTGTACACGCATCTGGCGCGTGAGCTCAACGGCGCCAAGTCGGTGCCCGGGCGGCACACCCGGGTCGACGGCGACGACCTCGTCGACAAGGTCGTCCACGTCGACCAGTCGCCGATCGGCCGCACGCCCCGCTCCAACCCGGCCACGTACACCGGAGTCTTCGACCACGTCCGCAGGCTGTTCGCCGAGACGATGGAGGCGAAGGTGCGCGGCTATCTGCCGGGCCGCTTCTCCTTCAACGTCAAGGGCGGCCGCTGCGAGAACTGCTCCGGCGACGGCACCATCAAGATCGAGATGAACTTCCTGCCCGACGTGTACGTCCCGTGCGAGGTCTGCCACGGTGCGCGCTACAACCGGGAGACGCTGGAGGTCCACTACAAGGGCAAGTCCATCGCCGAGGTGCTGGACATGCCGATCGAGGAGGGCCTGGAGTTCTTCGAGGCCGTCCCGACGATCGCGCGCCACCTGCGCACGCTCAACGAGGTGGGCCTCGGGTACGTCAGGCTCGGCCAGTCCGCGCCGACGCTCTCCGGCGGCGAGGCGCAGCGGGTGAAGCTGGCGAGCGAGCTGCAGAAGCGCTCCACCGGCCGTACGGTCTACGTCCTGGACGAGCCGACGACGGGTCTGCACTTCGAGGACATCAGCAAGCTCATCTCCGTGCTCTCGGGTCTGGTCGACAAGGGCAACACGGTGATCGTCATCGAGCACAACCTCGACGTCGTCAAGACAGCCGACTGGGTCGTCGACATGGGTCCGGAGGGCGGCAACGGCGGCGGGCTGGTCGTCGCCGAGGGCACCCCGGAGCACGTCGCGTCGGTGCCGGCCAGTCACACCGGGAAGTTCCTCCAGGAGATCCTGGGCGCGGACAGGGTCGGTGAGGCCGCGGTGCCCGCCGCACGGAAGGCACGTAAGGCGCCCGCGAAGAAGGCCGTCGCCGCCAAGGCGGCCACGGCCCGCAGGACGGCCACGGCCAGGACGGCCACGAAGGCGGCTGCCGAGCAGCCCGCGCCGAAGAAGGCCGCCCGCGCGCGGAAGGCCTGA
- a CDS encoding Rieske (2Fe-2S) protein: MSGLPAARRTVLKGAALAGAAGLGAAACSTESKLGHAQTPTPTAPVELGAADEVPVGGAKLYREQRVVVSCQAAGQYKAFSAQCTHAGCLLDKVEGNEGNCPCHGSRFDMTTGKALHGPATVPLPSVPLKVEGGKLVAGPEA, encoded by the coding sequence ATGTCCGGCCTGCCCGCAGCCCGCCGCACCGTACTGAAGGGCGCCGCTCTCGCCGGTGCCGCCGGCCTGGGAGCGGCGGCCTGCTCCACGGAGTCGAAGCTCGGCCACGCGCAGACACCCACGCCCACCGCGCCCGTGGAGCTCGGTGCCGCCGACGAGGTCCCGGTCGGCGGGGCGAAGCTCTACCGGGAGCAGCGCGTAGTCGTGAGCTGCCAGGCCGCAGGCCAGTACAAGGCCTTCAGCGCGCAGTGCACCCACGCCGGCTGCCTCCTGGACAAGGTCGAGGGCAACGAGGGCAACTGCCCGTGCCACGGCAGCCGCTTCGACATGACCACGGGCAAGGCGCTCCACGGGCCCGCCACCGTGCCCCTGCCCTCCGTCCCTCTGAAGGTCGAGGGCGGAAAGCTCGTCGCGGGTCCCGAAGCCTGA
- the uvrC gene encoding excinuclease ABC subunit UvrC, whose protein sequence is MADPSSYRPKPGQIPDSPGVYKFRDEHRRVIYVGKAKNLRQRLANYFQDLAGLHPRTRTMVTTAASVEWTVVSTEVEALQLEYSWIKEFDPRFNVKYRDDKSYPYLAVTLNEEFPRVQVMRGAKKKGVRYFGPYGHAWAIRETVDLMLRVFPVRTCSAGVFKNAERTGRPCLLGYIGKCSAPCVGRVTPEEHRELAEDFCSFMTGRTGTYIRRLEKDMTQAAEEMEYERAARLRDDAEALKRAMEKSAVVLADATDADLIAVAEDELEAAVQIFHVRGGRVRGQRGWVTDKVEAVDTSGLVEHALQQLYGEESGDSVPKEVLVPALPEDPDAVSQWLADRRGAQVSLRIPQRGDKKDLMGTVQRNAQQALGLHKTRRASDLTTRSRALEEIAEALGLDTAPLRVECFDISHLQGDDVVASMVVFEDGLARKSEYRRFQIKGFEGQDDVRSMHEVIGRRFKRYLQEKERTGEWEDSPAPTGPVPAPAHATTPPGPDGPTADGARPPAHGSTPPPAGTAEPAAPEPVSVREEPREDDGRPKRFAYPPQLVVVDGGQPQVAAAKRALDELGIDDIAVCGLAKRLEEVWLPDDDDPVVLPRSSEGLYLLQRIRDEAHRFAITYQRAKRAKRIRSSPLDDVPGLGETRKQALIKHFGSVKKLRQATIDEICEVPGIGRRTAESVAVAFAAAAPAAPAVNTATGEIIEDDDGGDRT, encoded by the coding sequence ATGGCAGACCCCTCCAGCTACCGCCCCAAGCCGGGACAGATCCCCGACTCCCCGGGGGTCTACAAATTCCGCGACGAACACCGCCGGGTGATCTACGTCGGGAAGGCCAAGAACCTGCGCCAGCGCCTGGCCAACTACTTCCAGGACCTGGCCGGCCTGCACCCGCGTACCCGCACGATGGTCACCACGGCCGCCTCCGTGGAATGGACTGTCGTCTCCACCGAGGTCGAGGCGCTTCAGCTGGAGTACTCCTGGATCAAGGAGTTCGACCCCCGGTTCAACGTCAAGTACCGAGACGACAAGAGCTATCCCTACCTCGCGGTCACGCTCAACGAGGAGTTCCCGCGCGTCCAGGTCATGCGCGGCGCCAAGAAGAAGGGCGTGCGCTACTTCGGTCCGTACGGCCACGCCTGGGCGATCCGTGAGACGGTCGACCTGATGCTCAGGGTCTTCCCCGTGCGCACCTGCTCCGCCGGTGTGTTCAAGAACGCCGAGCGCACCGGCCGCCCCTGTCTCCTCGGTTACATCGGCAAGTGCTCCGCCCCCTGCGTCGGACGCGTCACGCCCGAGGAACACCGGGAGCTGGCCGAGGACTTCTGCTCCTTCATGACGGGCCGGACCGGGACGTACATCCGCCGTCTCGAGAAGGACATGACGCAGGCGGCCGAGGAGATGGAGTACGAGCGCGCGGCCCGGCTGCGCGACGACGCGGAGGCGCTCAAGCGCGCCATGGAGAAGAGCGCCGTCGTTCTCGCCGACGCCACGGACGCCGACCTGATCGCCGTCGCCGAGGACGAACTCGAGGCAGCCGTCCAGATCTTCCACGTCCGCGGCGGACGGGTGCGCGGCCAGCGCGGCTGGGTCACCGACAAGGTCGAGGCCGTCGACACCTCGGGCCTGGTGGAACACGCGCTCCAGCAGTTGTACGGCGAGGAGTCGGGCGACTCCGTCCCCAAGGAGGTGCTGGTCCCGGCGCTCCCCGAGGACCCTGATGCCGTGTCCCAGTGGCTCGCGGACCGCAGGGGGGCGCAGGTCAGCCTGCGCATCCCGCAGCGGGGCGACAAGAAGGACCTGATGGGCACGGTCCAGCGCAACGCCCAGCAGGCCCTCGGGCTGCACAAGACCAGGCGAGCGTCCGACCTCACGACGCGTTCCCGGGCCCTGGAGGAGATCGCCGAGGCACTCGGCCTCGACACCGCACCGCTGCGCGTCGAGTGCTTCGACATCTCGCACCTCCAGGGTGACGACGTGGTCGCGTCGATGGTGGTCTTCGAGGACGGCCTCGCGCGCAAGAGCGAGTACCGCCGCTTCCAGATCAAGGGATTCGAGGGCCAGGACGACGTCCGGTCCATGCACGAAGTCATCGGCCGCCGCTTCAAGCGCTACCTCCAGGAGAAGGAACGGACGGGGGAGTGGGAGGACAGCCCGGCACCCACCGGGCCCGTTCCCGCGCCCGCGCACGCGACCACCCCGCCCGGGCCGGACGGGCCCACGGCGGACGGGGCGCGGCCTCCCGCGCACGGATCCACCCCGCCCCCTGCCGGGACGGCGGAGCCCGCGGCACCGGAGCCCGTCTCCGTCCGGGAGGAGCCCCGCGAGGACGACGGCCGTCCCAAGCGGTTCGCCTACCCCCCGCAGCTCGTCGTCGTCGACGGAGGGCAGCCCCAGGTCGCCGCGGCCAAGCGTGCCCTGGACGAGCTGGGCATCGACGACATCGCCGTCTGCGGTCTCGCCAAGCGCCTCGAGGAGGTCTGGCTGCCCGACGACGACGATCCGGTGGTCCTGCCACGCTCGAGCGAGGGCCTCTACCTCCTCCAGCGCATCCGGGACGAGGCCCACCGCTTCGCCATCACCTACCAGCGGGCCAAGCGGGCCAAGCGCATCCGCAGCAGCCCCCTGGACGACGTGCCGGGCCTCGGCGAGACCCGCAAGCAGGCGCTGATCAAGCATTTCGGCTCCGTCAAGAAGCTGCGGCAGGCGACAATCGACGAGATCTGCGAAGTGCCGGGGATAGGGCGCAGGACCGCCGAATCGGTGGCCGTGGCCTTCGCGGCCGCCGCCCCGGCCGCACCTGCCGTGAACACCGCCACAGGAGAGATCATTGAAGACGACGACGGGGGCGACAGGACATGA
- the rapZ gene encoding RNase adapter RapZ, producing MTEHAHERRDDRGRADGAADVSTGSTTQKAEAATPAIPELVIISGMSGAGRSTAAKCLEDLGWFVVDNLPPALIPTMVELGARSQGNVARIAVVVDVRGRRFFDNLRESLADLEAKHVTRRIVFLESSDDALVRRFESVRRPHPLQGDGRIVDGIAAERDLLRELRGDADLVIDTSSLNVHELRAKMDAQFAGDEEPELRATVMSFGFKYGLPVDADLVVDCRFLPNPHWVPELRPFTGLNEEVSDYVFDQPGAKEFLNQYTELLQLIAAGYRREGKRYVTIAVGCTGGKHRSVAMSEKLATRLATEGIETVLVHRDMGRE from the coding sequence ATGACAGAGCACGCGCATGAACGCCGGGACGACCGCGGCCGAGCAGACGGAGCAGCAGACGTGAGTACGGGAAGCACCACGCAGAAGGCCGAGGCCGCGACGCCCGCCATTCCCGAGCTGGTGATCATCTCCGGAATGTCGGGCGCCGGGCGCAGCACCGCCGCCAAGTGTCTGGAGGACCTCGGCTGGTTCGTCGTCGACAACCTGCCGCCCGCGCTGATCCCCACGATGGTGGAGCTCGGCGCCCGGTCCCAGGGCAACGTCGCCCGCATCGCCGTCGTCGTCGACGTGCGGGGCCGCCGCTTCTTCGACAACCTCCGGGAGTCCCTCGCGGACCTGGAGGCCAAGCACGTCACCCGGCGGATCGTCTTCCTGGAGTCCTCCGACGACGCCCTCGTACGCCGCTTCGAATCGGTTCGCCGCCCGCACCCGCTCCAGGGCGACGGCCGTATCGTCGACGGAATCGCGGCCGAGCGCGACCTGCTGCGTGAGCTGCGCGGCGACGCCGACCTCGTCATCGACACCTCCAGCCTCAACGTCCACGAGCTGCGCGCCAAGATGGACGCGCAGTTCGCCGGTGACGAGGAACCGGAGCTGCGGGCGACGGTGATGTCGTTCGGCTTCAAGTACGGACTGCCGGTCGACGCCGACCTCGTCGTCGACTGCCGGTTCCTGCCCAACCCGCACTGGGTTCCGGAGCTCCGCCCCTTCACCGGGCTCAACGAGGAGGTCTCCGACTACGTCTTCGACCAGCCGGGCGCCAAGGAGTTCCTCAACCAGTACACGGAACTCCTGCAGCTCATCGCCGCGGGCTACCGCCGCGAGGGCAAGCGTTACGTGACCATCGCCGTCGGGTGCACGGGCGGTAAGCACCGTTCCGTCGCCATGTCGGAGAAGCTGGCCACCCGGCTGGCCACCGAAGGGATCGAGACCGTCCTCGTCCACCGGGACATGGGGCGCGAGTGA